CACAGCCATAATCGATGACGTTTTGTCCATCAAGCTTTTGTTCTGCTAGCCATTGCAGGCAAAGAAAGGTGGTGGGGGGGTACCTGTACCAAATGCTAGCCCTGGGTCGAGTAGCAGGTTTACAGCATTTGGGTCGGGCGAGGGGTCCAGCTCGGGCAGATCCACAGGTTGTCAGCACATTGAATTGGGTGGTAATGGCTCATCCACTCCCGTTCCCAGTCTTTATCTTCGAGTATGCGCCAAACGGCAGAATCCAGGGTTTCGCCTGCTTGTTGGTGATAACTTTCCTGAATGTTTTTCAGGGTTGTTTTTGTGTCGATATCGGCTTCGTATAGGCCTGTTACCCGAGTTTCCCGCCAAAGAGGGGTTTCACCCAGTTGGGGTTCGAAGATGGGTTGGTTCGCGTTATCTTCAAGGGTGACAGCCAGTGAGCCGCTGTCCAATAAGGCATCTTCCGCAATGGGAGCCTTGTCGCGCGAACTGTCTATTCGCAGCTGGAGCCAGGGCATAGGGGTACCTCAGGGGTGTGGGGTGCTGTCGCAACCCCTAGGGGTTGCGACATGGGTCGGTTAGAGGCCGAGTTTCTTTTCAAGGTAATGGATGTTCACGCCGCCATCGATAAAGGCTTCATCGCGAACTAGGTCCATTTGTAGACTGGTGTTGGTCTTGATACCGCTTATTACGAGTTCGTCCAATGCGCCTTCCATTCTTTTGAGTGCGCTTTTACGGTCTTCTGCGTGGGTAATGACTTTGGCAATCATGGAGTCGTAGTAGGGTGGTACTTTGTAGCCGCTGTAGAGGTGGGTGTCTACTCTAACACCCAGACCGCCTGGAGCGTGGAAATTACTGACAAGTCCGGGTGAGGGCATGAAAGTGGTTGGATCTTCAGCATTAATACGGCACTCGATGGCATTGGCCGTTTACGCGAATGTCTTCTTGGCGCAAACTTAATTTTTCGGCCTGCGCATATCACGAATTTGTTCCTTGATCAGATCGACGCCAGTGATCATTTCTGACACATGGGTGTTCAACCTGAATACGTGTATTCATTTCGATGAAGTAGAAGTGACCGTCTTCGTAGAGAAATTCGAAAGTGCCAGCACCTTTGTAGCCTATTGCGTTACAAGCTTTAATGCAGGAATCAAACACCTTTTGCCGGGCCTCTTCGTTTATAAGGAGGGGCTGGTGCTCTTCAATAACTTTTTGGTGGCGTCGCTGCATGGAGCAGTCACGGTCGAATAGGTGGACGGTGTTGCCTTGACCATCGGAAATGATCTGTACTTCTACGTGACGGGGATTTTGTAGGAATTTTCCATATAAACCGTATCGTCACCAAAAGCGGCTTTGGCTTCCGCTTTGGTTACTTGGACGGGAGGTCCAAAGGCTGGCTTCGGTGTGCACAACACGCATACCGCGACCGCCGCCGCCAGAGGCAGCCTTAATAATGACCGGGAAGCCAATTTTGCGGCCAATTTTTACGCAGGCTTCTGGGTCGTGGGGCAATGGGCCGTCAGAGCCGGGAACGGTCGGTACGCCTGCTTTCTTCATGGATTGAATGGCGGATACTTTGTCGCCCATTAGGCGAATAACATCGGCGTCTGGGCCGATAAAAACAAAACCGCTTTTTTGAATTTGCTCTGCAAAGTCAGCGTTCTCGGCGAGAAAGCCATAGCCTGGATGAACCGCAATCGAGTCCGTTACTTCCATCGCAGAAATGATGGCTGGGATGTTGAGATAGCTATCGGCGGATGCGTTTGGACCAATGCACACGGACTCGTCGGCTAGCCGAACATGCTTCAGATCTCTATCGGCTTTTGAGTAGACGGCGACAGTTGTAATGCCTAGCTCACGGCAGGCGCGAAGCACACGCAGTGCAATCTCGCCTCGGTTTGCAATGAGGACTTTATTGAACATGGTGTTTACCCTCTTTGCGTCTTAGGCAATAACAAGCAGTGGCTGATCAAATTCTACGGGTTCGCCATCGTCGGCCAGAATGGCTTCGATAACACCCGATTTGTCTGCTTCGATCTGATTCATCATCTTCATCGCCTCAACAATGCAAATGACATCGCCAGCTTTTACCGATTGCCCTACTTCAACAAAAGGTGAGGAGTCGGGGCTGGGGGAGCGGTAAAAGGTGCCTACCATAGGTGACACTACTTGATGACCACTGGGGGCCGCCGCTGGAGGTGCTTCAGCCGGCGCTACTGGAGCAGCCGCTGCTGGGGCGGCGGGTACCGGCTGATAGGCTGGTTGATACATCGGTTGCATCGCAGGGTTGGCCGCTGAGCGCGAGCCACGGCTAATGCGCACAGATTCTTCCCCTTCCTTGATTTCCAACTCTTCAACGTTGGATTCTTCCAGTAACTCAATCAGTTTCTTAATTTTGCGAATGTCCATTATGGCCTCTCGGTAACAAGCGCTTTTAGTTAGGGTGAAATATAGGAGAAAGCTATTCTTGGCTTTCTAAATGTATAAATGCTGCCTGCAGAGCTAATTCGTAACTCTGAGCGCTGAAGCCGCAGATAACACCTTTTGCCAAATCAGAAAAATAAGAATGATGACGAAAGGGTTCGCGGCTGAATACGTTAGACATGTGGCACTCCACAAAGGGGATATCCACTGCCGCCAGCGCGTCTCTAAGTGCGACGCTGGTGTGAGTAAAACCGGCGGGGTTGATCACAATAAAATCGACACCTTCATTGCGAGCGTCGTGAATGCGATCGATCAGTTCGTACTCAGCATTACTTTGAAGGGCGTGAAGATGATGTCCCTTTTCAATACATAGCGAGGTAAGCTTTTGGTTGATGTCGGCAAGAGTCGTAGAGCCGTAGACTTCGGGTTCGCGGGTGCCCAACAGATTTAGGTTGGGGCCGTGTAACACCAGAATCGTTGCCATTGGGCTTTTCCTACCTGTTTGAGTGAGAGAATGCTTTCGAAGTCAAAATTGATTCTAAATTGCGGCGATTTGTACCGATATTGTTATAGTCGGTGGATAAATGTGCTGCACTTTAGCGTTGAACGCGATTTTGCCCAAATTACCGCACCTTGTCTATTGAAAGTTGCGACTTAACTCACTTTCAGCGAAGTTGACCTCTAAATTAGCGAAGATCACGAAAAAATACCTAGTTAATACTCACTCGGCGATAGATCGGTTCAGCGCATCAATAATGCTATCGGGGGTTAAAAGTTGGGGCAGTATTTCCGGCTCCGCGTTGATTGTATTTGGGAATACCATATACAGAGGAATACCGCTTCGGTTGTAGCGTTTGAGTAATGCGGCAATGTCGTCATCAGGGTTGGTCCAGTCACCAACTAGAAGCGTTACGCCAAGCTCTTCCGCACGGGCAAAAAATGCCTTGGAACTGAAGGCTACAGTTTCGTTCACTTTACACGTTATACACCAGTCTGCCGTGAGGTTTACGAACACAGGTTTTCCTGTCTGATTTAAGGCCTGAAGGCGCGCGGGCGTATAGGGCTCCCAGTTTTCGTAGTGGTTGGATGCGCTTCCAGTGAAGGAGCGGATTTGCCAGGTGAGGTGTGCAGCTGCAAGGAGGCAGACAACAATAAGGCCGCGAAGCGCAAGCTTTTTCCCTAGAGTCTGAGGTGAAAACTGGGTAAGCCAGAGCGCAAAGGTGATGAGCAGTGCGCCGGTTAATACATACGCGGTTCCTGTGCTGCCTGATTGGTGGCCGAGCACCCAGAGTAGCCAGATGCAGGTTGCCAGCAATGGAAAGGCGAGAATCTGTTTGAGTGTTTCCATCCATGCGCCGGGTTTGGGCATGTAGTTCGCCAGCTTTGGGCTGTAGCTCAGAGCGAGAAACGGCAGTGCCATACCAAAGCCAAGGCTGGCAAAAATAATTAATGCTACGAATACCGACTGCGTTAGCGCCACTCCCAGAGCCGGAGCCATAAAAGGTGCCGTGCAGGGGCTGGCTACAACAGCGGCAAGCACGCCGGTAAAGAACGAGGACCGTACGCCGCTGCCAGAGGTAAGCGCCTGGCCGGCGCCCATAAACTGAGTGCCGATATGGAACATGCCAAACAGGCTCAAGCCCATTACCAAAAAAAGGTAAGCGAGAATGGCGACAAAGACGGGCTGTTGGAGCTGGAAGCCCCAGCCCAGCATTTCGCCTGCTTGGCGTGCGGTCAGGATAATAGCGGCCGCAACCAAAAAAGAGCCCACTACACCGGCGGTATAGGCCCAGCCATGGGTGTGCTGCTTGTGGTCGGCGTGGCCACTGGAGGCAAAGCTTAAAGCTTTGAGTGACAGAACTGGAAAAACGCACGGCATTAGGTTAAGAATGAGCCCTCCAAGTAGAGCACCTAAGATAATGGCGGGCAGAAATGGGCTTTCGGGTGGTGTGTTTTGAGCCTGCGTGACGGGGTTGGCGGCACTCGCTGTTGTTTTGAGCTGAGACCCCTCTAGTTCAGTGACTGCACCCTTGGCGTCAACTTGGAAATATTGTTTTCGCGGAGGGTAACAGAGGCCGGCGTCTGCGCAGCCCTGAGAGGTAACTTTTAATTCGTAGGGCATAGAAATGCTGGGTAATACACTGCGTAGGTAGGTGTTCAGGTAGTAAACTTCCAGCTCCTTGTCGAAGTACTCATCGAACTTGCGTTTTCCAGGCTCGAAAATCAGCTCAAGTGTTTCAGTTGATTTTGCATTTTTGGCTTCCAGTTTGAATTGATGCTGATACAGGTAGTAGCCCGGTGCTATTGTCCAGTGCATCTGGATCTGCGAGTCTGTTGTATCGACTAAAACCTGATAGGCATCTTCAACCCGAAGAAATTCGTCTTCGTTGCTGTCGGCAAAGCTAAAATCGTCCGCGAGGCTTGTCGTGCTAATCAGTGCCGTTAGTAGGCTTAAAAGGGTGAGCGCGCGAATTTTGGAAAGGCAAAGATTTGTCATGGGGTAAGCAGGCCAATTACGAATTTTGCGTATGGATCGCCAAAGCAGTAACCTCTCTGGCGCGACGGTTTAGTAAAGTACGGATCTATGACACTCGTTGGATTCTACCGTTCAGTGTAAACAAAGATACCCTAAACTGCCGTGCAACGATCACACAAAGAACGTTTTTGGTGCCAATATATAAGGTGTTAGCTGAAACTAAATGAAGAAGCAATATTCAATCTTTTGTACTTGGGTGTTATTGGGGGTAATCAGTATTCTGCCGGCTTGTGGTAACCAGCCTGTAAAATCCGTGGCGATAAAGCCGAGCGCCGCCATAGAAAGTAGCGCCGAAACATTTGTTGCCCGCCCCGACCCGGTGGCGGCAGCAAGGAGTACCTTGGAGCAAAAATTTTTAGAGCAGGCCGAGCGCGCGTTTGCCCGGGGAAGGCTAACCTCCCCGCCGCACGATAATGCCTATGATAAGTTTCATTCTGTACTGATGATTAACCCTAACAACCAGACCGCGCGCTCTGGGTTACAGGCGATTTTAATTCGCTATGCCGAAATGATTAGAAAAGCTCATGCCACTAGCCAATACACAAGGGCGAGAGTGTTAATGGCGCAGGCCGATGTTTATTATCCAGGGCATCGTTTACTGATGCAGCTCAAAAAGGATATTCAGCAAACGCGGAAGGTATACGAGCAGCCAGGCGTGAGGCCAATAGCGGATATTAAATCGTTACAGGAATTTGAGCTGCCTGCGGATACCCTTCGAGAGAATAAAGAGGCGTTATTGCCCTTGTTGGGGAGTATTGCACAGCGCATTAAGGCGACCGACGAAAGCATAATGATTTATGCGCGCACCGATGCCGAGGGCCGGTGGATTTATAGCCAGCTCAGGGAAGCTGTTCCCGGATATCGAGTAAGAGGGGATATTCGCTTGGCTAAAAGACCAAAAGTAGCCATTCTGCCGCCCTTGTGAGCTTGTTAAACCCGCACCTGCTATTTTTATAGACCAATGTGGCATTAACCTCTGCCTGGCTTAGGGCTACAATGGCAGGTGAACGTGTTAATCGATTGTGTTAAATGGCCAAAAACAACTATCTATGGAGAGATTTTAAACGTGATATTTCTAGGGTCTTTCACTGGCCGCTTCTTTGTTCCCCTGTTGCTTTTGTGCCTTATGGCTTGCTCTGAGCGAGGTTCGACGAACACGGAGGCTTTGCCGTTGGTTGAGCTACACTCTGCGGTGATGGCTGTTCCGCCACCGGGGCTGCATACGGGGGCGGTATATTTCGTACTGCGCAACAATTCTGACCAAACCTTGATCGTGAATCATATACATTCCCCCATATCCGATCATATTGAAGTACATCGAAACTATTATGAGGAGGGGCTTATGAAAATGCGGCCAGTTCCTCATGTTTCCGTTGTGGCTGGTGGCAAAATGCGCTTTGAGCCGGGCGGCTACCATTTAATGGTGTTCGATATGTCACCAACGCCGGAAATTGGGAGCTCTTTCGAGTTGACCATAGAGTTTGAAAACGGCATTACTGCCACTGGGATTGTAGTAGCCAAGAGATTGGCTCAGTAAAACATGGACTATGAATATGTTTAAGAAAATTTCAGGTTCTACAGAAGGCCTAAAGCAAGTGGTCGAAACGCGCTGGCAGGACTTTAAAAGTGATTTGTCGGAATCTAACCGCTGGATTCGTTTTGGTCTAATGGGGGTTGCTGTTTATTTACTGATAGCGGTGTCTGTGGGGGTATATTGGAGTTTCGAGCCCGATCTTATGGATTTACGCGAAAAGGCTTTGGCGGAAGTCGGTGGGGAAGAGGACCGCCTGGTAACCGGCGTTGCTACAACCGCCAGTTTAATTAGTGTGGTAGATACACTTCTACATAAGCCGGGTGGTTATCTGTCCAACGATATTGCGCCACCAGGTGTGTGGCTAGACAATATTCCCAACTGGGAATACGGCGTGGTAATACAGGTGCGCGACCTCGCTAAAGCAATGCGGGAAGCCTTTAGTCGTTCCCAGTCGCAGTCGACAGAAGATAAAGACCTAGCATTGGCTGAACCCCAGTTCAACTTCGACAATCGCAGTTGGTTGTTGCCGCCTACAGAAAAAGAATACCGGGAGGGCATGAAGTATTTGCGTTCTTATCTTTTACGGCTTACCGACGAAGAGCAGCAGAACGCGCAGTTTTATACGCGCGCTGACAACATCAATTATTGGCTGGGGACCGTTGAAACCCGGTTGGGCAGCTTGTCCCAGCGTCTTAGTGCCAGTGTAGGTCAGCGTCGATTGAATACAGATTTGGACGGAACACCAGGGGCTCACCAGTCGACCCGTTCGCCGAAAGACCAGGAAATAAAAACTGGTTTTTTTGAAATTGACGATGTTTTTTATGAGGCTCGTGGCAGCGCATGGGCTTTGACCCATTTTTTAAAAGCGATTGAAATGGATTTTGCTGATGTACTAGAAAAGAAAAATGCACGGGTGAGTTTGCAGCAGATAATTCGCGAACTGGAGGGCACACAACAGACGGTTTATAGCCCAATGATTTTAAACGGTAGTGGTTTTGGTATGTTGGCCAATCACTCGTTAGTGATGGCCAACTACATTTCCCGTGCCCATGCGGCGATTATTGATTTACGCGACTTGCTTTCCCGCGGTTAAACCGAGTTAAATACGACTAGCCCTCGAGCAGCTCCTGGTGTTGCTCTGGTGCCAGCCGTGGGCCGAACTGGGTTACCACTTTAGCGGCGGCCTTACTTGCCAAGGCTCCCGCACTAGCAAAGTCCATTCCTCTACTGATACCAAACAAAAATGCCCCTGCGAACATATCACCAGCACCGTTAGTGTCGATAGCGGTTACCGAGTGTGCCGACACTTCGGTGTGGTTTTCCCCATCAAATAGCAGGGCGCCTTTGTTTCCACGCGTAATCGCATAGGTGCGCGCCGATTTTTTCAGGGCTTCTGCTGCGTCCGTTAGGGTGTCTGTTTTGGTGAAATTTATTGCTTCTGCTTCATTACAGAACAGAATGTCTACTTTTTCGCCAATCATTTCTGTTAACCCTTCATGGAAATAGTTAACAATTGCTGGGTCTGAAAGGCTGAGAGCGGTTTTAACATTATTCTCTTCAGCTAGCTCTCGTAGCCTGATGGCGGCGGGGCGGCCAGTGGCAGAGGTTACTAGGTAGCCTTCAATGTAGGCGTATTTGGACTGTGTTAAAGCTTCTATGTCGATATCGTCTTCGGATATGTGTTCGCTTGTACCTAAAAAAGTATTCATGGTACGTTCGGCATCCGCTGTAATCATCACTAGGCATTTACCGGTAATCCCTTCGCTGGAGCCGTTCCGGTTGTGGTAATCAACCCCTGCAGCGGATAAATCATCGAGATAAAATTGGCCGTTATCGTCACTGGCAACACGACAGCTATAAAAATTTCTGGCGCCAAAATAACTTGCGGCGATAATGCTGTTTGCTGCTGAGCCCCCGCTTGCGCGCTTGGAGGCAACAAGGTGGGTGGAAAGTGCGCTAATCAGTTCGCGCTGACGCTCTTCGTCTACCAGAGTCATCACGCCTTTGTCTATTTCTAGGTCGGCTAAATCGAGATCAGTAACTTCAATCTCAGTGTCAACCAAGGCGGCGCCAATGCCGTAAATATCATAAATGCTCATGTTTCAACTCCAGAGTGTAGAACAGCGATTATAGCGTCAATGGACGAGAGAAAAAGGCTCGTTGCAGCGTTTAGATGAGGCCGACGGCAGAAATCTGCTGAGTTCTAAGTGTCTTTACGGCATTTTTAGCATATTAAAAATGATTTTTTCCTACGGACTAGTGCAATATGTATGCAGGTGGCGCGAAACACATTTTTTTTGACTGGGTTTTGTGGATAATGTAATGGCTATTAATGAACTGCAGTGGCTTCTGAGGTTATTTGCACTCTTTTACTGGCATCATGCGTAGAAGCGCTATAGTTATTTGGGAAGAACTCTTTAATGATGGTGAAGGTGGAGAGTTCCCTATGGCGCACCCAAAAGCCGAGCAAAAGATAATCGAGCTTCAAATGGGCATTGGTGCAAGTGACTTGTTCTGCTGAAGAAGCCACCGTGCCAGTACCATTGTTCGTACAAAATTGGGGAATATTAGAGGCGTTATGTCAAGACTTATCCGAGGTGATGAAGATAAAACAGCCGACTCTTCCGGGGAGCATGCTCCGCTTTTACTTCCGTTATCGAATTCGGCTGTTGTATCCCATTTAAAAGCTTGCCAAAGCCTCGCGGCGGATCATTCTCGGGACGCCTTTCGTCAATACCTCAAAGTGTTAGACGATGCTATTAGCGTTGAAATCGATGGCGCCAAGTCTGACCAGGAAGCTTCAGAGTTAGCCGAAGTTCAGCGCTCGATTCGCCAGAACCGGGAGGAGTTGGAGCGTTATTTTACCGGGTATCTGTCGGAAGGGTTTGTTAAGTTTAAGAAGCGCGAGCTACAAACCAGCGTGGGCGGTGGCGGTGAAGACGACCAGCTTTCATTGGTTGATAACGAAGACCTTGAAGAAACGATTGCCATTTCTTCAATTACCCAGCGAGCTGATTCCTATTTTGCTGAACCGATTTGGGCCCTGAATCAGCGGTTTGCTGTGCTTAATGGCGGTGAGCATGTTACTGAAGCCAGCAATCCCACCTCACCTATTCAGTATTGTGAATCGCTGCGTAAAGCGTTGAAGCTTCTTCCTGTCGATCAAAAGGTAAAGCAGCTCGCCTATCGGTTATATGATGATCAACTTATCGCCACGCTAAAAACCATTACGGAAGAAGTAAATCAATATCTGAAGCACGAAGGCGTGCTACCTAATCTGAAATACAGTACTCCCACGGGTAGCGCCCCGGCCTCTGCTCTTGTAGCCGGTGAGGATGCTCCTGCGGTAGAACAACAACAAATGACCGGGGCAGGTTTGCCGGACCCTAGTTTGCCGCCTGAAGAGTATCAAGGTAGCTTGGTTCAAGCGATACGGGGCCTGCAAAGTCAGCTTGTTGGGGCCGCGGGATCCCCACTGCCACCCGGCGGGGTTATGGTTTCCTCCGATGACCTAATGGGTGCTCTTCAAGCGCTACAGACAAGCGGCGCAGAGTCGTCCAGTATCGAAGGTGTACCGCAAGGTCAAATCGTACCACTGGATATCTCAGAAATAGTCGATCGCTTACATTCCCAGCTGCAGTCTGAAGAGAGTGATGGGGCTGTGGATAAGGGCGACATGCAAACCATCGATTTGGTGGGCTTGCTGTTTGAGTATATGCTCAATGACGAAAATCTACCGGATTCGGTAAAGGCTCTACTGAGCTATTTACACACCCCGTTTTTGAAAATTGCGTTTATTGATCCCGGTTTTTTCGAGCAGACAGAGCACCCCGCTCGTGTATTGCTGAATAGCTTGGCTGAAGCGGGTTCTCGCTGGGTGGGTAACGACGGCACTTGTCAGTACGACATGTATACAAAAATTAAGGATACCGTTAACCGTATTCTTAAAGAGTTTGATAACGACGTTAAATTTATTACAGAGCTTTTACTTGAGTTTAGTAGCTACACCAAAAATATTTTTCGTCGTCAGGAGTTGATGGAAAAACGCGCAACAGAAAAAGCCCAAGGTGAAGAAAAGCTACGAGAAGTAAAATTACGCGTGAACGATGAAGTGCAGGGGCGTACTGATGGTCGCGAATTACCCTCCGCTGTCCTGCTGTTTTTACTACAGCCATGGTCGGATTATCTGAGTTTTGCATTGTTACGTTACGGTGAAAAGTCAGATAAATGGGGTAAAGCGCTGGCGATTGTCGATGATATTCTTTGGTGTGTGGAACCAAAAGATGCCCCTGCTGATAAGACGCGTCAATTAGAAATTCATGATGACTTAATTGCCGCGATCAAATCGGGCTTCGAAACTATCGGCTATGATCAAGCCAAGGGCAATAAATTAGTTGAGGCGCTTTCGTCGCTGATTAAGTTGGCGATGCAAAGCAAAAAAGCTGAGCCAGCGCCGGCACCCATGCGAGATAAGCTCGAGAGAATTGCGGCGGAGAAAGCTGGAACCAAGGAAGCTCGAAATGAAAATTCAACCCCCGAAGAAAAGCAAATGGTTGAAAGCCTCAAAATGATTGAGTTTGGTACTTGGTTTGAATTTGAGGGCGGCAAGCGCTTGAAAGTTGCTTGGTATAATGCGCGTACATCCCATTACATGTTGGTAGATCAAATGGGTAAACGTGTGGATATGATGTCTGGCCTTAATCTTGCTCGACAGATGATTGGCAGCAAGGCAAAAATTATTTCGGGTAGCTCTAAGCCCTTCTTTGAGCGAGCGCTGGAAAATATTTTCCATAAGCTTAACGAAAAAGCAGAAGCCATTAAGCCGGGAGAGGAAGATGAAGCCAGCTGAAGGTGAAAGTCGGGAGCTCGAGCGAGTTCCCGTGCAGCAGATTATCTTAGTTCGCGATGTATTACGCGATATTGAGGTAGGGCGGTTGGTTAACCTTCACGAAGAAGGTTTTATGCTTCTCTGTGGTAATGAGGTCAAAGAAAACTGCCTGTACCAGCTATTATTCATGTTATCTCAGCCTATAGACGGTAAGTCTGAATTAAGTATTGGTGCCGAGTGCCTATGGATTCGTGAAACCGTGGGCGACGAGCGCAACTGGGCTGGCTTTTCTATCCTTGATATTTCCCCCGACGATTTAACGGTAATTTCTCGTTTAAAAACGCAGATAGATGCTTAATCGACTGCTATAGTCGCGCAAAGACTCTTCTAGCGGCCTCAACCGTAAACTCAATATCCGCATCGGTGTGTGCCGCCGACATAAAAGCCGCTTCATAGGAAGCTGGCGCAAGGTAAACGCCCTCCTTTAGCATGCCGTGAAAGAATTTATTAAATCTGTTTGTATCGCAGGCTATTACCTGTTGATAATTGGTAATGGTTCTCTCTTCAGTGAAGAAACCTCCCCACATAGTACCCACGTGGTTTGTGGTGAACGCAACGCCTGCCTGTGTGGCTACTGATTGAAGTTCATTTACCAGTTGTTGTGTTTTAGTAAACAGTGGTTGGTAAAAGCCTGGAGCAGAAATTTTTTCGAGGGTTTTTAAGCCGGCGGCCATTGCAACCGGATTTCCCGATAGCGTACCTGCTTGGTAAACAGGGCCAACGGGAGCAATGTAGTCCATTATCTCTTCTCGGCCGCCAAACGCACCTACAGGCATGCCTCCGCCCATGACCTTTCCGAGTGTGGTAATGTCCGGTTGAATACCGTAATAGCCTTGTGCGCCACTTAAGCCAAGGCGAAAGCCGGTCATAACTTCGTCCAGAATTAACTGCGCTCCAGATGCGCTGCACACTTCCCGTAAACACGCTAAAAAGCCTGGTAGCGGAGGGATGCAATTCATGTTTCCTGCCACCGGCTCCACAATTACACAGGCAATTTGGTCCCCCTGCTGCTGAAATACCTCTTTAACTTGTTCAATATTGTTATAGCTGAGGGTAATGGTGTGCTCAGCTAGGCAGGCGGGAACACCTGGTGAGCTGGGTACGCCGAGTGTAAGCGCGCCGCTTCCGGCTTTTATTAACAATGAATCTGAGTGACCGTGATAACAGCCTTCAAATTTAATAATTTTATCCCGGCCAGTAAACCCTCGGGCGAGGCGAATGGCGCTCATGGTGGCTTCGGTTCCAGAGCTGACAAAACGGACTTTATCCATCCCCGGCATAATCGAGCAAACCTTTTCCGCCAGCTCGGTCTCTATTTCCGTTGGCGCGCCGAAGCTCAAACCCGACTGCAGCTTTTCTGTTACTGCCGCGAGCACGTCTTCATCGGCGTGACCCAAAAGCATGGGGCCCCAGGAAAGTACATAATCAATATAGCGCTTGTCGTTAATGTCGTAGAGGTAGGCTCCCTTCGCGCGTTTGACAAAAATGGGCTCTCCACCAACGGCCTTAAAAGCACGTACCGGTGAATT
The DNA window shown above is from Teredinibacter franksiae and carries:
- a CDS encoding 50S ribosomal protein L11 methyltransferase, with translation MLTTCGSARAGPLARPKCCKPATRPRASIWYRYPPTTFLCLQWLAEQKLDGQNVIDYGCGSGILGIAALLLGASHATGTDIDPQALLATQDNVAR
- a CDS encoding 50S ribosomal protein L11 methyltransferase: MPWLQLRIDSSRDKAPIAEDALLDSGSLAVTLEDNANQPIFEPQLGETPLWRETRVTGLYEADIDTKTTLKNIQESYHQQAGETLDSAVWRILEDKDWEREWMSHYHPIQCADNLWICPSWTPRPTQML
- the accB gene encoding acetyl-CoA carboxylase biotin carboxyl carrier protein, which codes for MDIRKIKKLIELLEESNVEELEIKEGEESVRISRGSRSAANPAMQPMYQPAYQPVPAAPAAAAPVAPAEAPPAAAPSGHQVVSPMVGTFYRSPSPDSSPFVEVGQSVKAGDVICIVEAMKMMNQIEADKSGVIEAILADDGEPVEFDQPLLVIA
- the aroQ gene encoding type II 3-dehydroquinate dehydratase translates to MATILVLHGPNLNLLGTREPEVYGSTTLADINQKLTSLCIEKGHHLHALQSNAEYELIDRIHDARNEGVDFIVINPAGFTHTSVALRDALAAVDIPFVECHMSNVFSREPFRHHSYFSDLAKGVICGFSAQSYELALQAAFIHLESQE
- a CDS encoding protein-disulfide reductase DsbD family protein, translating into MTNLCLSKIRALTLLSLLTALISTTSLADDFSFADSNEDEFLRVEDAYQVLVDTTDSQIQMHWTIAPGYYLYQHQFKLEAKNAKSTETLELIFEPGKRKFDEYFDKELEVYYLNTYLRSVLPSISMPYELKVTSQGCADAGLCYPPRKQYFQVDAKGAVTELEGSQLKTTASAANPVTQAQNTPPESPFLPAIILGALLGGLILNLMPCVFPVLSLKALSFASSGHADHKQHTHGWAYTAGVVGSFLVAAAIILTARQAGEMLGWGFQLQQPVFVAILAYLFLVMGLSLFGMFHIGTQFMGAGQALTSGSGVRSSFFTGVLAAVVASPCTAPFMAPALGVALTQSVFVALIIFASLGFGMALPFLALSYSPKLANYMPKPGAWMETLKQILAFPLLATCIWLLWVLGHQSGSTGTAYVLTGALLITFALWLTQFSPQTLGKKLALRGLIVVCLLAAAHLTWQIRSFTGSASNHYENWEPYTPARLQALNQTGKPVFVNLTADWCITCKVNETVAFSSKAFFARAEELGVTLLVGDWTNPDDDIAALLKRYNRSGIPLYMVFPNTINAEPEILPQLLTPDSIIDALNRSIAE
- a CDS encoding N-acetylglucosaminyltransferase, which translates into the protein MKKQYSIFCTWVLLGVISILPACGNQPVKSVAIKPSAAIESSAETFVARPDPVAAARSTLEQKFLEQAERAFARGRLTSPPHDNAYDKFHSVLMINPNNQTARSGLQAILIRYAEMIRKAHATSQYTRARVLMAQADVYYPGHRLLMQLKKDIQQTRKVYEQPGVRPIADIKSLQEFELPADTLRENKEALLPLLGSIAQRIKATDESIMIYARTDAEGRWIYSQLREAVPGYRVRGDIRLAKRPKVAILPPL
- a CDS encoding copper chaperone PCu(A)C, producing MAVPPPGLHTGAVYFVLRNNSDQTLIVNHIHSPISDHIEVHRNYYEEGLMKMRPVPHVSVVAGGKMRFEPGGYHLMVFDMSPTPEIGSSFELTIEFENGITATGIVVAKRLAQ
- a CDS encoding DUF2333 family protein, translating into MFKKISGSTEGLKQVVETRWQDFKSDLSESNRWIRFGLMGVAVYLLIAVSVGVYWSFEPDLMDLREKALAEVGGEEDRLVTGVATTASLISVVDTLLHKPGGYLSNDIAPPGVWLDNIPNWEYGVVIQVRDLAKAMREAFSRSQSQSTEDKDLALAEPQFNFDNRSWLLPPTEKEYREGMKYLRSYLLRLTDEEQQNAQFYTRADNINYWLGTVETRLGSLSQRLSASVGQRRLNTDLDGTPGAHQSTRSPKDQEIKTGFFEIDDVFYEARGSAWALTHFLKAIEMDFADVLEKKNARVSLQQIIRELEGTQQTVYSPMILNGSGFGMLANHSLVMANYISRAHAAIIDLRDLLSRG
- a CDS encoding adenosine kinase gives rise to the protein MSIYDIYGIGAALVDTEIEVTDLDLADLEIDKGVMTLVDEERQRELISALSTHLVASKRASGGSAANSIIAASYFGARNFYSCRVASDDNGQFYLDDLSAAGVDYHNRNGSSEGITGKCLVMITADAERTMNTFLGTSEHISEDDIDIEALTQSKYAYIEGYLVTSATGRPAAIRLRELAEENNVKTALSLSDPAIVNYFHEGLTEMIGEKVDILFCNEAEAINFTKTDTLTDAAEALKKSARTYAITRGNKGALLFDGENHTEVSAHSVTAIDTNGAGDMFAGAFLFGISRGMDFASAGALASKAAAKVVTQFGPRLAPEQHQELLEG